One Scyliorhinus canicula chromosome 14, sScyCan1.1, whole genome shotgun sequence genomic region harbors:
- the lrrc51 gene encoding leucine rich repeat containing 51: MLSEEAVSPDVLSWIADLQEQNTLPSTSRDIAGSILTREFDSILYGPIVDYSFRNLETLSDCVKLTPRSGFRPNQYTDDKKLKSCSLRLSHNRLCEMTGLDQLIPALLVEPERLFWIDLSFNTFPSIDPVLLKLTRLQILNLHANQISELFEVDKLVSLNNLRNLTLHGNPMEQTKGYRSYVVEVIPQLKTLDYSLITKQDRSTAAVFKKFIKRKHVARRKYD, from the exons ATGTTATCCGAAGAGGCGGTGTCCCCAGATGTCCTGAGCTGGATTGCGGACCTCCAGGAGCAAAATACCCTACCGTCGACGTCGCGTGATATCGCCGG GTCCATTCTAACACGAGAGTTCGATTCCATCTTGTATGGTCCAATTGTGGATTATTCCTTCAGAAATCTGGAAACTTTATCTG ATTGTGTTAAACTGACCCCTCGGTCTGGCTTCCGACCAAACCAATATACAGACGACAAGAAGCTGAAGAGCTGTTCCCTACGCCTGAGCCACAACCGGCTGTGTGAAATGACTGGATTGGATCAGCTGATTCCCGCCTTGCTTGTGGAACCTGAGCGTTTGTTCTGGATTGACCTCTCCTTCAACACCtttcccagcattgaccct GTCCTGCTGAAGTTAACCAGGTTGCAGATCCTCAATCTCCACGCCAACCAGATTAGCGAGCTGTTTGAGGTGGACAAGTTGGTCTCGCTGAACAACCTGCGGAACCTAACATTGCACGGTAACCCAATGGAGCAGACCAAAGGATACAG GAGTTATGTGGTGGAAGTTATCCCACAGTTAAAGACACTAGACTACAGTTTAATCACCAAACAAGATCGTTCAACTGCCGCTGTTTTCAAGAAATTCATCAAACGCAAGCATGTTGCAAGGAGAAAATATGACTGA